GCGCGGCGGCCGCCGCCTCGGGGTCGTCCGTCCACCGAACGCAGTCGGCACGGCGCGGCGGCGCGAACACGCGCACAACGCGTGTAGGCGATCCGTTCAGCCCGAGCCGGGCGGCGTCTCCGCCAATCTGCCGTAGGCCCCAGCGCGGCACCTCGCAGCGACGCGCCCGCATGCAGCCGACCAGGGAGGGCAGGCGCGGGGAGTTCAGGTCCTTGAGCACCGTCAGGACGGCCGGCAACGGCACGCGCAATGCCTCGTCCCCGTAGTCCGTCATGCGCTCGACGACCAGCGCGGCCGTCGACGCCTCGACGATCCGCCGCACGTAGGTGGCCTGGGGCCAATCGAGCAGCGCGGCGAGGCCGGGGCCCACCTGCGCCGTGTCGCCGTCGATGGCCTGCTTCCCGCACACGATCAGCCGCACGTCGCCGAGGGCCCGCACCGCACGGGAAAGCGTGCAGGACGTGGCCCACGTGTCGGCGCCGGCAAAGGCGCGGTCCGTCAGCAGCACGGCCCGATCGCAGCCACGCGCCACCGCCTCGCGCAACGCCTGCTCCGCCTGGGGCGGCCCCATGCTGAGCGCGGTGACGCGTCCGCCAAGGCGCTCGCGCAGTGCGACGGCCGCCTCGATGGCGTGGGCGTCCAGCGGGTTGAGGATGCCGGGCACGCCCTCGCGCACGAGCGTCCCCCGTTCGGGGTCGATGCGCACCTCGGCGGTGTCGGGCACCTGTTTGATGCAGACGACGGTATGCACGATGCCTGTCCGTCGGAGAAGGGGCGATGGCGGCAACGCTGACGGCGACGCCGGAGGGCCATGGTAGCGGGCGCCGGCAGGCGAATCAAGCCGCGGTAGGAAGCAACGACAGCAAAAAGGGCATTGGAGACGGCTCGGCGCACGGGTATAATCCGGCGCACCAGGCGAGCGGCGCACAAAGGCACCGCCGTGGGGGCGCCACAGCGCGGATGCCCGGAGGCGTGGGCTCCCGCCGCCCGCCTCCTCTTCCTGCGTGGAAGGCGGAGGGTTGCAGTCGGCGGCATCCGCCCTACGGGGCCGTGCGGTCCAGCTCGAAGAGGTAGGCCGACGCCCCCTCGGCCCGGAAGCGGTGGTGTCTCGCGCCCATTTCCTCGAGGGCCGACTCGAAGAACGCCCGTTCGTGCGCCCGGTCGTGCGAGATGAGGAACCAGACCCTGCGCACGTCGTGCGCCGTCACCGCCTCCTGCAACTGCTGCACGTACGCCGAGGGGTTCCTCGGGGAGCAGATGCCCTTCTCCCACAGCTCGAAGTCGTAGCCGCGCGTCTGACGGTAGTACTCGAAGGCCGGGTAGGCCCCCCAGTGGACATAGACGAGGTCGCCCGGCTGCCGGTGCTCCCGCATGTGCTCGATCACGGGCCGGATCTCCTCGTGTCCGTACGGCGGCAGGGCCGCCGCCAGGGCGCTGCCCGCGGTCGGGACGAACAGCATGACCAGCAGGAGCGGGCCCACCAGGCGCATGGCGCGATGCGATCGGGCGGCCGCGATCCGGGCCGCGCCCGCGCCGATGAGGATCAGCATGCCCGGCACGAGGAACAGCAGCAGCCGGCCCCGGAACGGGTACATCCGCAGGGTCGCGGCCAGGAAGCAGAGCATGCCGGGGGCGACCAGGGCCGCCAGCTTCCGGCGGTCGGTCCGGAGCATGACGCCGAAACCGACCGCAAACAACAGCGCCGCCACGACGGCTGCGCCCGCGGAGGTCGGGAGGCCGAGCGTCCGCTGGAACAGCCCCATGAACGCCTTGCGGAGCCAGCCGGCCGTGCCGCCGAGGGAATCCAGGGGCACGAAAGCATGCTGCCAGAAATCCTGTTGAGACGGGTTGGTCGCCAACTGACGCAGGTTGACGAGGTAGCAGGCGGCGAAGCTGACGGCCCAGGCACCGCCCATCACGGCCGCCCTGGCCAGCCCCGCCCATTGCCGCCTCAGGAGCAGAACCACGGCCAGCGTCATCCCCGCGCCCGGGAGAACGAAGGAGGCCGGATAGGAGAACCAGACCGCCACGACGCCCGCGGCGGCCAGCGGAAGCAGGCGGCGCAGCCCGGTCTCACCGTTCAGAACCGGGGTGAACAGCAGGTACAGAACCACGGTCCAGAGCACGTCCAGCGAATAGGGCTTGACCTCGGCCGCGTAGTAGACGGGGAACCGGAGCAGGGCGAAGAGCGCCAGGGCCGGGATCGCCGCGTTTCGACCCAGCCATCCTCGCGCGAGCAGCCAGAACGCGTACACGCTGAACGCACCCGCCAGAAAGGGTACCAGCCGGAGCGCCAGCTCGCCGGTGCCGAACGCCACGACGGCCGCCTTGGCCAGAAGCACAAAGCCGATCGGGCTGCCCTGGCAGAAGTCCAGCGGCAGCAGAAGGCGGCCCCATGACCTGTTGATGATGTTCAGTGCGAGCCATGCCTCGTCGATCCAGAGCGAACGCCGGGACGCGTACTGGACGAGGCGCAGCGCGATGCCGAGGCCGATCAGGACGGCGGGCAGCCGGGGGGAGTCCCAGAGCGCGCGCAGGCGCGGCCGCCACCCGTCCGCTGCCGGCGCGGTCGCCTCCGGCGTGGTCGGTTCCTGTGAGCTGCCGTGCATTGGTCCGCCCCGAGGCGTCAGCGGGGCTCCTGGTCCTGTGGGAACAGATCGGGTTCGGTGGACGGGGTGATTGCGGGATGGTCCGTGTAGGCGACCGGGCTGTGCGGCAGACGCGCGATGGGCGCCAGGATGTCGCGTCTGTACTGCTGGTCGAACGCGGCCAGGCAGCGGTCGGGCGCGTCTCGGTACGCCGAGAACTTCGTGGCACGCTCCCATATGCGCTGCAGGGGCTCGTCGCGGACGTTGCCGAAGGAGATGTGGTTCAGGCAGCAGCCCATGACGTGGCCGTAGCAGGTGATCGCCAGCTTCTCTTTGCCGGCCGGGCAGCGGGGCCTGAGGAAGTACGAACAGGCCCAATCGACGGTCGCGTTCGGGTGCTGCTTCAGGACCGACATCAGCTCCTCGTAGGAATCGTCGGTGTTGCCGTCCATGTCCTGCGCCTTCCCCACGCGGGCCAGCGGAGCCAGGAAGGCGCGCAGGCCGTTCTCACGGCAGTAGCCCAGCACGCCCTGGAGCCGCTCGGTCTCGCCCGGCACGAACACCGTGCAGATGCCCACGGTGAGCCCCTGTTCCTTGCCGATTCGGACGGCCTCCTGCACCTTCCGGCACTGGCCCGGGTGGCCGCGCAGGCGGTCGTTGACCTCTTCGTCCAGGCTCTCGAGACTGAGGAACATCGCCCGGAGCCCCGCCTCGCGCAGCCGACGGATCAGCGGCTCGGTGACGGCGATGCCGTTGCTGACCACGCTGACGAAGAACCCGCGGGCGCTGAAGATCCTCACCAGTTCGCAGAGGTCGTCCTGCAGGAGCGGCTCACCGCCCAGGAAGATGGCCGAGACGGCGCCCAGCCCGGCCGCCTGATCGGCCAGGGAGCGGTACTGGTCGAGCGTCAGGGGCGGCCCGCTCTCCCGTCGGAACTTCGCCACCGAACACATCGTGCACCGGGCCTGGCAGTCGAACGTGCTGAGGATGTCGACGGACTTGAGCGTGTTCTTGCGCAGCACGAGGCCCCGGAAGAACCCGCGCGCAATGCGCCAGGCCGCCCGGGGGTTCGTGAGCAGCCAACCCCAGGAGACGGTCGTGACGCGGGAGCGATAGGCCTGAATCCTGTCCTTCATGCGGGTCTTCCCGTGCCTGTGCAGGTGTGCGTGGGGTGGGCGAACGCGTCGATCGGTCCTCGGCCGGCTGCCGCCCCCATCGTGCGGTTCCGGAAGTGTACCGGCATTGCGGGTCGGCGTCAATGCGGGGGCGCCCGCCCCGCGGGGGCGGCCGCCCCGCGGGCGCGGCCGCCCTTGCGGCCCGAGGCGCGTGGTGCTATCCTGACGCGTCGTCGCGAGCCGACCGCCGTTCATCCCCGTTGCAGCCGAGGTGCACCCCCATGACGATCGACGGACCGAAGGCCGTTGCCCCGGAGGAGTTCCGGAGCGCCATGGAACTGGTCGATGCGACCTTCCGCCCCGGGCAGCCCGGGGGCATGGAGAAGCACTTTCCCCTGATGCTCTGCCGGGAGAACGCCGGGCATCTGCGCGTCTTCACGGACGACGGCCGGGTGGTCGCCTTTGTGGGCATGTTCGTGCGCGACGTTCGGCTCGGCGGCAGCCTTCACCGGACCTGCTGCATCGGCGCCGTCTGCACGGATCCGCAGTACCGCGGCCGGGGCCTCGGCACGCGGCTGATGGATGACGCCGTCACGACGGCCCTGGCCGACCGCGTCGACCTGTTCCTCATCTCCGGCACTCGGGGGCTCTACACGCGTCTGGGCTACGTGTGCGTCGGCGCCTATCCCGTCTACTCGATCGAGGCCGCGCGCCTGCCGGCCGACGGCCCCTACGTGCTGCGCCCCTGGCAGCCCGAAGACCTGCCCGCCCTGGTGGGCCTGCATGCGGCCGAACCGGTGCGGTTCGTGCGCACGCCCTCCGACTTCCTGGCCCTGCTCCGATGCGGCCTCGTGTGCGACGCGCCGGGCGACACCGAACTGGTGTGCCGGAGGAGCACGGGCCGGCCGGTGGCCTACCTGAGCTACCAGGTGGGCGGGCGCCATAAGGCGGCCGACGCCCTGACCGCGGTGGAGATGGCCGGCTCCCGTTGGGCCGTGGCGCACGGTCTGCGGCTGTTGCTGACCAAGCGCAACGCCGCCGGGCTGCACCTGCGTGCGATGGGCAGTGACTGCGAGGCCGCCGAACTGGCGCACGCGTTCGGGTGGCCGTCCGAACTGCGGGGCTTCCGGGGGACGGTCGGCATCGCGGACCCCGCGCGGTTCTGGAGCGCCTGTGCGGCGGATTTCGCCGAACGCCTCGGCCAGGAGCGCGCCGGCCGCCTCCGCCTGGACACGGAGGGCGGGCTGTGCGTCCGCTATGGCGCCGAATCGCTGCCCCTGGGCGGCATGACGGGGCTGACCGAACTGGTGTTCCAGGCGCGCGACCGGCGCGCGGACCTGCCTCTGGCGCCCGAGAGCGAACTGCGCGGGGTGCTGGACGAGTTGTTCCCGCTGCCGCTGGTCGACTATGGCCTGAACTTCATCTGAGTTCGCTGAGCCGCGCCGGGCCGCTCGGTTGATGCGCGGGGGCCCTTCTGCCATACTCTTCAGGGGGTTACACCACGCTCAGGAACTTGCGTCAATGGCGTCCGATGAGGAACTGATGGCGCGGGCGGCCGAGGGCGACATGGACGCCTTCGAGGAGGTCGTGCAGCGCAATCAGCAACTCGCCCTGAACGTGGCCTACCGCTTCCTGGGGGACCCCGTCCTGGCCGAGGACGTGGCGCAGGATGCGTTCCTGAAGATCCTGTCCGGCGCGACGCGCTACGAGCCGTCCGCGCGTTTCCGCACCTACCTGTACAACGTCGTCTGGCACCTCTGCGTCGACCTGTACCGCAGGAAGCGGCCCGGCCCGCTCGAATCCCCGCACGAACGGGCGCATCCGGACCCCGGTCCCGCGCAGGCCGTTCTGGCCGGCGAACTGCACGAACTCGTGCGCGCGGCCGTGCATTCGCTGCCGCCGCGCCAGCGGATGGCGATCATCCTAAAGCACTTCGAAGACATGAGTTATGAAGACATCGGCCGGGCGCTGGGCTGCTCGCCTACGGCCGTGGACGCGCTGCTCGTCCGGGCGAAGCGGAAGCTGAAGGACGTCCTGGAGGACCGGCTGTAGACGCGTCCCGCAAAGGGGCGCAGGATTCGGCCTGCCGGGGCGTTTAAACAGTGGGAGGAGCATGGTGAACTGCGAACGGACAAGGGAGTTGCTGAACGCCTATCTGGACGGGGAGCTGTCCCCGGAACGAAGGGCCAAGGTGGACGAGCACCTGCGCGCCTGCGGCGCCTGCACCGACGTGCGGTCGCAGTGGCTGAGGCTGAATCGGGCGATCGGCTCTCTGCCCGGTGCCAAGGTGCCCGACGGGTTTGCCCGGCGCGTGCGGCAGGCGGCCGAGGCCGGCCGGGCCCTCCGCGTGGGACGCATGGGCCGCCGCGTGCGGCTGTTCGGAGACGCCCTGACGCGCATCGCCGCCGTCTTCATGGCCGTGGCGGGGGTGGCCGTCGGCATGGCCATGGGATGGACCTCGGCGGCGGCCAACGGGCACGCGACGGCGTCCGACCGGATGGAATCCGAGGGGATTGCGCTCCAGACGGACATGCCGGTGGCGATGCCCGAGGACTCGCTCAGTGACGTGTACCTGGCGTTCGTCATCGACGAAGAGTGAGAGGCGCCCTATGTGGAAGAAGATGCCGGCGCTCCTGCTCGTCTTCTCGCTCGCCTTCAACGCGGCATTCCTGGCCGTCTGGGCGCGCAAGAAGCAGCCGCCCCCTCCCCCGACCCAGGATCCCCCGGCGACACCCCGGCATCGGCCCTCGGCCGCGCGACGGCCCCATCTGCGGGACGGGCGGCGGTGGTGGGACCGGCTCGAGGTGAGCGACGAGCAGAAGACGCGCCTGGAAGAGAGCCACAGGGGACTCCAACGCAAGACCGAGGAACTCAGACGGCGCGCACGCACGCACAGCGAGCAGCTCTACAAGCTCCTGGAGGCCGAGCCGGCCGACGTGGATGCCATCCTGGCCGAACAGGAAGCGATCGACCGCATCGAGAAGGAGCAGCGGGAGGCGGTCGTCGAGCAGATGCTCGAGACGCGCCGCATCCTGACGCCCGAGCAGCGCGAGGCCTGGCTATCGATGATGCGCGACTTCAGGGGACGCCGGCGCAGCCGGGGCCCCGGCGCGACCTCGGAACGCAGCCGCCCCCCGATCGAATCCGGTCAGACGCCGCAGGGGGAACGCCCTGAGGGCGGCCGGCCTCCCCAAACGGCCCCGCAAGGAGGCGAGTGATGAGAACAGAACACCGGCGAAGCTTGGCGATTGTCTGCGCACTCATGGCATGTGCGGCGCCGGCATGGGCGCAGGCCCCTGACTGGGACCGCGGCCGGCCGGCTCGAACCGCCGCCGCTCGGCCGGAGCGAACCGCCGCCATGCCCGGCGAACGGCCCGCCGCCGCGGGCGGCAGCGGCATCCTGGCCGTGTTCCTGGGCGGCGAGACCGAAGGCGTGCAGGTCCTCAACGCCCCCGACGGTGTCGACCTGAAGATGACCGCCGACGAACCGGCCCGCGTGACGGCCCTGCAACTGCGCGTCGCGGAGGGCGTGGCGGCCGGGCTCGCTCGCACCCAGGAACGGACGCAGAGGCGCCGCGCACGCCCCGGACAGCCTGAGAGGCCCCTGCGTGCCGGCGCGGGGCCGGCCGCGCTGCTGGCCGAAGACGTGGGGGTGAGCGCGCGCAACACGGACGACGGCGTGATCGTCAGCTTCACCTCGACCAGGCCGGAGGTGGTGCAGGCCCTGCAGGAACGCATGCCGCAGTGGGTGGACGCGCTTTCCGAACGGGCGCGTCGCGCCCGGCGGACGCAGGAGGCGCGGCGCCTGCTGCGCGATCAGCAGGTCGCCATGGACGTGCAGGAGACGGGCAACGGCATCGTGGTCACGATCACCTCCGACGATCCGGAGGTGGCGGCCCGGATCCGCGACCTGTTGCCGGAGCATCTGCAGGCCCAGCACAAGCCCTTGGGGGCGGCCGGGGCCGGCCCGGCAGGCGCGTTGGACCCGGAGCGTCCGCGCCGCCGCGCACGCGTCCCACGCGAGCGCTGACAACGACGCCCGTTCGATGCACGGGCCGGGACTACGGGAGTTCAGAAGCCGCGGACACCACCCTGTACTCCACGTCATCCCGCGCGCCGGCACTGCCGGGCGGCGCCGAAGCTGAGTAGAAGGCAGACGCGCAGCCCCGTGGCCCTCAGGTGGTTCATACACTGCGCCAGGTCGGCGTCCGTCAGTCTGTCCGCTTCATCCGTCTTCGTCGGCGTTCATCTGCGGTTTCATGTCGTCTTGAGCCGGCCCTGCAGGGCCAGCCTCGTCAGTCCTCGCGCCGCCGGATGCCCAGTTCGCGGAGCTGGGTCTCGTCGACCTCCGACGGGGCGTCCGTCAGCAGGCAGACGGCGCGTTGCGTCTTCGGGAACGCGATGACCTCGCGGATGTCCTCGATGCCCAGGAACGTCATGGCCGTGCGGTCGAACCCGAACGCGATGCCCCCGTGCGGCGGCACGCCGTAGCGCAGCGCGCGCATGAAGAAGCCGAACCGCTCCTCGACCTGCTCCTCCGTGTAGCCGAGCAGCCGGAATACGCGCATCTGGAGCGCGGGGTCGTTGATGCGGATGCTGCCGCCGGCAATCTCCTGCCCGTTCATCACCAGGTCGTAGGCCCGCGCGGGCACCGAGGCCGGGTCGGTCTCCAGCCGGTCCAGCGCGTCCTGGCTGGGCGACGTGAACGGATGGTGCACGAACGTCAGCCGGCCGGTGACCTCGTCGGGCTCGAAGGCCGGCGGCTCCACGACCCAGCACAGCGCGTCCGGGGCGCCCTCCAGCAGCCCCAGCTCGCGGCCAAGCCGCAGGCGCAGGTGCGACAGGGTCAGGTTGCTCAGGTAGCGGCGCTCGGCCACGAACAGCAGCAGCGCCCCGTCCCCGGCGTTCAGGCGCCGGCAGATGGCGTCCAGCTCACCCGGCTTGAGGAACTTCGAGATGCCGCCCTCCGGCCGGCCGTCGCGGAGCTTCAGCCACGCCAGGCCGCCGGCGCCGAGCTGCCGGGTCCACTCGACCAGTTCATCCACCTGGCTGCGCGGCATCGCGGCTCCGCCGGGCACGCACAGGCCGCGCACGAGCGCGCCGCCGGCCGCCGCCTGCTGGAAGACGCGGAACTCGCACTCGCGCGCCACGTCCGTGATGTCGCGCAGTTCCAGCCCGAACCGCATGTCCGGCGCGTCGGTGCCGAACCGGTCGAACGCCTCATGGTAGGTGATGCGGGGCAGCGGCAGGGCCGGTTCGCCCTTGCCCAGGTCGGCGAACAGCCTTGCGACCAGGCCCTCCGTCATGGCCTGCACGTCCGCCTCGTCCACGAACGACATCTCGATGTCGATCTGGGTGAACTCCGGCTGCCGGTTGGCCCGCAGGTCCTCGTCCCGGAAGCACTTGACGATCTGGAAGTAGCGGTCCAGCCCTCCGGCCATCAGGAGCTGCTTGAAGAGCTGGGGGCTCTGGGGCAGGGCGTAGAAGCGGCCCGGCTGCACGCGGCTGGGCACCAGGTAGTCGCGCGCGCCCTCGGGCGTGCTCTTGGTGAGGAACGGCGTTTCCACCTCGATGAAGCCCTGCTCGTCCAGGTGGCGGCGCGTCGACTGCATGAGGCGGTGGCGGCGCTCCAGGTTGTGCTGCATGGCCGGCCGGCGCAGGTCCAGGTAGCGATAGCGCAGCCGCACGTCCATGGACACGTCCTCGCCGCTCTCCACGTCGATGGGGGGCGGCTCGCTGGCGCTGTGCAGCTCCATCTGCCGGGCGTTGACCTCCACCTGGCCGGTGGGCAGGTCGGGATTCTCCATCTCCGCCGGGCGCTGCTCCACCCGGCCCTGCACACTGATGCAGTACTCGCTGCGCAGGGCACGGGCCCGCGCGTGCAGCTCGGCATCGGTGTCCGGCTTGAACACGACCTGGGTGATGCCGGTCCGGTCGCGCAGGTCGATGAAGACCAGTCCGCCGTGGTCGCGCCAGTTGGCGACCCATCCGCTCAGGGTGGCCGGCCGGCCCGCATCCTCAAGGCGCAGGTCACCGCACTTGTGTGTCCGTTTCAGCATGTCCTGACCACATCCTCTTCCAGGGGACGCTCCCGCGTGACGGGCGCCGCACGGGCCGACTCCGTATGGGCGCGGCGATCAGTCACGGATCCGGCCCGGGATCTGCGCTGCGCGCTCGCCGATCGTGAACACGCTCTTGCGCAGCTCGACGGGGCTGAGGCCGTGGCGCAGGATCGTGTTGAACATGACGAAGCAGGGCCGTCCGCCGATATCGCGCAGGCCGATGGCGCCGTACGGCATGCGGAGGTTGCGCCGAAGGGCGGCCTCGTAATCGTCCGCGCTCGCCTCTCCGCAGTTGCAGTAGACGAGCGCGATCTCGCAACCCTCGTGGTCCGTCGAGCCGAACACGACCGTCACCTCCCGGCTGCGCGCGCCGCTCAGCGGCACGCTCACCCGGAAGCGGTCCGGCTCGTCCTCGCGCCACGTGGCGGCCGTGCCCTCGACGGCCTGCTCGATCAACTGCCGGTTGGCCGCCGCATCGCGGTCGGCGGCGTCCGCGGCCGGCGCAGCGTCCGCTCCGCCGGCCGCCCGCCGGGCCCAGCGCAGCCACTCCTCGGGCAGGGGTCCCAGGTCGCGTCCGGCCATCCTGACCAGGGCCTCGTGGGCCACCGAGTGGTAGTTGCGGTCGCCGAGCCAGCGGACGAGGACCTGCGCGGCCTCCGGCGAGCGGGACTCCCCCAGGCACTTCAGGATTGCCCAGCGCGCGCCCTCCTGCCCCTCGCGGTCCAGCGCCTCGATCAGGTGCGGCACCGCCTCCCGGCCGAGGACGACGAGACGGTCCGCCGCCCGGCTGCGCAGGCGGAAGTCGCGCAGTTGGCCGATCAGGGAGCGTATCTCCTGTTCGCTCATTGCGCCTCCTTCCCTCCGAGATCTGCAGGAGCCAACGGAACTAGCGCAGGTGTCTCCGCATGTCGTCAACGAACTCGGGCAACCCGCTCGGCCGGCGCGTTCGGTTAGTTGCCACATCGAGATCCATCTCCGCAACGATCGCCTCACCATACTCGGCGCCGCCCATCAGTGAGCGCACGGGCGCCAGCGCATCGCCAAGCAGCTTCTTGTAGAAGGCCTTGTCGCACTTGTACTCCGGCGCACGCACACGGATATCACAAGGCACGGCTCTCCTGAGGGCGCCCTCGTCCAAGCAGTACCAGCGCTCGATGTGGGGATCCGGAACACAGCAGACGGTCTGGGACTCCAGTCCCGTTCCGCGCATGACGCCCATGATCTCACGCACCCTCTTCGCCCTCGTGTGGCAGTTCCCGTCGATTGCCACGACAAGGATGTCGAACGCAGGCCCTGCGCTCGCCGACTTCGCCACCGAGCCCGCGAACCTCTTCAGTTGTGCAAGCACCTGCGACCCGCCCCTTGCGGAGCGAACGTCAGAGGCGACCTCGCGCCCTTCCTCACGGGCAATACGCGCCACGAGCGCACGGATGAACGCCTCCTGTGCGCGGTCTTCCAGGAAGTATGTGATCCTCGTCTTCACCCGCCGAAGTCGCCCCGAATCATGGCTTCCGATAGCGCCTCCTCAACATCGCCCTCGGCAAGCAGCGGGCCCTGACACCCAAGCGGCTCGATGACGCTTCCGGGCCCCTCTCTCCTGCAGGCGTACCACGAATCGCGAGGGAACGACGTGGCAAGCAGCGGGGAATGCGTCGTGACCAGCAGTTGCTTGCCATACTGTGTGCATGCGCGATGCATGATGTCGGCAATGGTACGGATCCGGGCAGGATGGACACCGTTCTCCGGCTCCTCGTATCCCACGAGAGTCGCCGGGCTGTCGGGATGAACAGCCGCAAGCAGACCCAACAGGCGTAGTGTCCCTTCGGAGATGAGTCTGCCCGAGAACTCGCACGTAGCTTCGGTCACCTTCAGCCCAACCATCCCTTCCTTCGTCAAGGCAACGTCGATCTCCGGCCGATTGGGCATGATGGTCCCGACGGCCCGCCGGAAGCTGTCGAAGGAGGACGGCCACTGGTTCTTGAGTGTGTTGAGATATGCGGCCAGGTTCTCGCCCCTGGGGCCGATGCCGCGGACTTCCGAGACGGGCACGTCCTCTCGCATGAGCGTTCGGGGCTCCAGGTAGTATGTCCGCCATCTGCTCATCTCACGACGCAGCGCCGTAACATGGGGGTAATGGGGTTCGTACAGGCTTGTTGACATGATGGTGTGGTCAAGACCGAGAGGGAACTCGGATGGTCGGCCCTGGCCCTCCATCCGAAGCCGGAGTTGCCCGTCGACCCTCTCGAGGAAGGCCACACGGTTCGCCTTGGGAGTCAGGTCCGACTTCAATGCCTGGACTCTCTCATCCACCACCCGCAACACGCCTGTGCGCGGCAGCAACTCGATCTCGATCTCGTGGCGCAGGAGCCGTTCGAGCACGCGCTGTCGCGCGCCGTCCCTCTCCGTGTCAAGGCCGTGCCGCTTCTGCGCGATCGTCCGCTCTGTTTCCTCGAGGACGCTCTCAGACAACTCAACATCCACACCGAAGCGACAGCGCACGGACTCCTGTTCACGGAGGCCGTCGAAACCGTGCTCGCCATACCACATGCTCTCCAGGGGCAGGCCCCGGTGTCCGTCGAACGCCTCCTGAAGGCTTGGCTGGGTGACGAAGCCGGAGACGAGCTGGATTGCGTCCAGGAGGTTGCTCTTCCCCGCGCCATTGGGGCCAATCACGACTGCGACCGCCCCGAGAGTGAGGTCCAGCCCATGGAAGGACTTGTAGCC
The nucleotide sequence above comes from Candidatus Brocadiaceae bacterium. Encoded proteins:
- a CDS encoding electron transfer flavoprotein subunit beta/FixA family protein; amino-acid sequence: MHTVVCIKQVPDTAEVRIDPERGTLVREGVPGILNPLDAHAIEAAVALRERLGGRVTALSMGPPQAEQALREAVARGCDRAVLLTDRAFAGADTWATSCTLSRAVRALGDVRLIVCGKQAIDGDTAQVGPGLAALLDWPQATYVRRIVEASTAALVVERMTDYGDEALRVPLPAVLTVLKDLNSPRLPSLVGCMRARRCEVPRWGLRQIGGDAARLGLNGSPTRVVRVFAPPRRADCVRWTDDPEAAAAALVGALRKRGAIG
- a CDS encoding radical SAM protein, encoding MKDRIQAYRSRVTTVSWGWLLTNPRAAWRIARGFFRGLVLRKNTLKSVDILSTFDCQARCTMCSVAKFRRESGPPLTLDQYRSLADQAAGLGAVSAIFLGGEPLLQDDLCELVRIFSARGFFVSVVSNGIAVTEPLIRRLREAGLRAMFLSLESLDEEVNDRLRGHPGQCRKVQEAVRIGKEQGLTVGICTVFVPGETERLQGVLGYCRENGLRAFLAPLARVGKAQDMDGNTDDSYEELMSVLKQHPNATVDWACSYFLRPRCPAGKEKLAITCYGHVMGCCLNHISFGNVRDEPLQRIWERATKFSAYRDAPDRCLAAFDQQYRRDILAPIARLPHSPVAYTDHPAITPSTEPDLFPQDQEPR
- a CDS encoding GNAT family N-acetyltransferase, which translates into the protein MTIDGPKAVAPEEFRSAMELVDATFRPGQPGGMEKHFPLMLCRENAGHLRVFTDDGRVVAFVGMFVRDVRLGGSLHRTCCIGAVCTDPQYRGRGLGTRLMDDAVTTALADRVDLFLISGTRGLYTRLGYVCVGAYPVYSIEAARLPADGPYVLRPWQPEDLPALVGLHAAEPVRFVRTPSDFLALLRCGLVCDAPGDTELVCRRSTGRPVAYLSYQVGGRHKAADALTAVEMAGSRWAVAHGLRLLLTKRNAAGLHLRAMGSDCEAAELAHAFGWPSELRGFRGTVGIADPARFWSACAADFAERLGQERAGRLRLDTEGGLCVRYGAESLPLGGMTGLTELVFQARDRRADLPLAPESELRGVLDELFPLPLVDYGLNFI
- a CDS encoding sigma-70 family RNA polymerase sigma factor, which encodes MASDEELMARAAEGDMDAFEEVVQRNQQLALNVAYRFLGDPVLAEDVAQDAFLKILSGATRYEPSARFRTYLYNVVWHLCVDLYRRKRPGPLESPHERAHPDPGPAQAVLAGELHELVRAAVHSLPPRQRMAIILKHFEDMSYEDIGRALGCSPTAVDALLVRAKRKLKDVLEDRL
- a CDS encoding periplasmic heavy metal sensor — protein: MWKKMPALLLVFSLAFNAAFLAVWARKKQPPPPPTQDPPATPRHRPSAARRPHLRDGRRWWDRLEVSDEQKTRLEESHRGLQRKTEELRRRARTHSEQLYKLLEAEPADVDAILAEQEAIDRIEKEQREAVVEQMLETRRILTPEQREAWLSMMRDFRGRRRSRGPGATSERSRPPIESGQTPQGERPEGGRPPQTAPQGGE
- the aspS gene encoding aspartate--tRNA ligase, encoding MLKRTHKCGDLRLEDAGRPATLSGWVANWRDHGGLVFIDLRDRTGITQVVFKPDTDAELHARARALRSEYCISVQGRVEQRPAEMENPDLPTGQVEVNARQMELHSASEPPPIDVESGEDVSMDVRLRYRYLDLRRPAMQHNLERRHRLMQSTRRHLDEQGFIEVETPFLTKSTPEGARDYLVPSRVQPGRFYALPQSPQLFKQLLMAGGLDRYFQIVKCFRDEDLRANRQPEFTQIDIEMSFVDEADVQAMTEGLVARLFADLGKGEPALPLPRITYHEAFDRFGTDAPDMRFGLELRDITDVARECEFRVFQQAAAGGALVRGLCVPGGAAMPRSQVDELVEWTRQLGAGGLAWLKLRDGRPEGGISKFLKPGELDAICRRLNAGDGALLLFVAERRYLSNLTLSHLRLRLGRELGLLEGAPDALCWVVEPPAFEPDEVTGRLTFVHHPFTSPSQDALDRLETDPASVPARAYDLVMNGQEIAGGSIRINDPALQMRVFRLLGYTEEQVEERFGFFMRALRYGVPPHGGIAFGFDRTAMTFLGIEDIREVIAFPKTQRAVCLLTDAPSEVDETQLRELGIRRRED
- a CDS encoding HEAT repeat domain-containing protein — encoded protein: MSEQEIRSLIGQLRDFRLRSRAADRLVVLGREAVPHLIEALDREGQEGARWAILKCLGESRSPEAAQVLVRWLGDRNYHSVAHEALVRMAGRDLGPLPEEWLRWARRAAGGADAAPAADAADRDAAANRQLIEQAVEGTAATWREDEPDRFRVSVPLSGARSREVTVVFGSTDHEGCEIALVYCNCGEASADDYEAALRRNLRMPYGAIGLRDIGGRPCFVMFNTILRHGLSPVELRKSVFTIGERAAQIPGRIRD
- a CDS encoding AAA family ATPase — translated: MLRRIRINGYKSFHGLDLTLGAVAVVIGPNGAGKSNLLDAIQLVSGFVTQPSLQEAFDGHRGLPLESMWYGEHGFDGLREQESVRCRFGVDVELSESVLEETERTIAQKRHGLDTERDGARQRVLERLLRHEIEIELLPRTGVLRVVDERVQALKSDLTPKANRVAFLERVDGQLRLRMEGQGRPSEFPLGLDHTIMSTSLYEPHYPHVTALRREMSRWRTYYLEPRTLMREDVPVSEVRGIGPRGENLAAYLNTLKNQWPSSFDSFRRAVGTIMPNRPEIDVALTKEGMVGLKVTEATCEFSGRLISEGTLRLLGLLAAVHPDSPATLVGYEEPENGVHPARIRTIADIMHRACTQYGKQLLVTTHSPLLATSFPRDSWYACRREGPGSVIEPLGCQGPLLAEGDVEEALSEAMIRGDFGG